AGGGCACGCCCAGCTCCCGCGCGATGGTCTCCGCCGCGTCGCGCGTCTGCTGACTGGAGTACGGGCTGGGCATGTAGAACGCCTGGATGAGCGAGCCCGGGTTGTCCGGCCGCGCGCGCTTCGCGTACCGGTGCGCGATGAGCAGCGTGAGCAGCGAGTCCCGTCCGCCCGACAGCGCGATGCCGAACAGCTTGAAGGCGCGCGTCTTCTCGAAGTAGTCGCCCACGCCCAGGGACAGCGCGTCCAGGATGTCCTCGCACAGCGCCACGCGCGCGGTGCGGCGGGTGTCCGGCGCGGGCAGGAAGAAGCTGCGGTGCGCGGGCACGGGGTACGTCAGCTTCTGGCGCTCGGTCTTCACCGCCTGCGTGCAGTCCAGCGTGGGCACCTGCTTGCCACCGGCCGTGACCCAGTCCTCGCGGTCCACGCGCCAGGTGGTGTTCTCCGTGCGCAGGCGCAGCGTGCGGTCCAGGTCCACCACGGCGGAGGTGAAGCCCTGCTGGAAGCGCGGCGTCTCCAGCACGGGGCGGCCGTTCTGATTGATGAAGCCGCCGCCGTCGAAGATGAGGCCGTCGTTGCTGCCCACCGCGTTCGCGTACGCGATGGTGACCTGGTGGTCGGACGCGCGCGTGGCGATGAGCTCGCGGCGCGTCTCCCAGAAGCCCAGCCGGAAGGGGGACGCGGAGAGGTTCACCACCAGCTCGCCGCCGGAGTACGCGCGCCGGCGCATGGGGCCGTCCGCGCTCCAGATGTCCTCGCAGACCTCCGGCGCCACGGTGCCGAAGTCGAACTGGAAGAGGTAGTCGCCCAGCGGCACGCCCCGGTGGCTCTCCGCCATGCCCGGCTGGCCGTGGCCGAAGGTGCGGCCCTCATAGAAGACGTTGTACGTGGGCAGCTTCTCCTTCGGCACCAGGCCCAGGACCTTGCCGCCCGCAACCACCGCCGCGCAGTTGAGGCGCACGCCCTGGTGGGCCACGCCCACGCCCAGGATGCTCACCAGCGGCAGCGCCGCGGTCTCCTTCGCGAAGCGCTCCAACTCCGGCCACTGGTGGTCGATGAAGCCCTGCCACTGGACCAGGTCCTCCGCGGGGTAGCCGGCAATCACCTGCTCGGGGAAGACGCCCAAAGTGACGTCCTCCGCCGCCATCTTCCTCGCCAGGTCCAGCACCCGGTCGGTGTTGGCCTGGAAGGCGCCCACGGTGGTGTTGACGCTGGCAATGCCAATCTTCACGAGCCGCATGGTGCGTCGCTCTCCCTCAAGAAGGCGTGAGGCCCCGAGCAATGCGCGCATGGGGGGGCCAGGGCAAGCGGATGATGCGGCCCCGGGCTCCGGTGCGTTCATTTCCCCGGCATGGAGAGCCGGAAGCTAGTTCATCGGTCCGCTGGGGCGCACCGGCTGCAACTGGCTCAAGAGGTCGCTGACGTCCACCAGCACCTGCTCCAGGCGGCGCCGCACGTCCAGCTCGCCCAGGAGCTCCTGCCGCCGTCCGGGCTCTGGCACCAGCGCGGATGCCACCACGTCCGCCAGCATGCCCCCACCGGCGCGGGCGGCCACGGGCAGCAGGCTCTCCGCGAACGAGGGTGGCACCCGGCCCGCCAGCTCGAAGACGGCCTGGCGCAGCTGCTCCTCCTCTGGCCCGGTGTAGGGCGGATCCGCCAGCACCTGGGCGCGCACCTGGCGGTAGAGCGTGTCCGGCGACAGCTCCTTCACCATCCGTACGCGGCTGACGCCCTGCAGGAGGATGTTGTAGCGCCCGTCCTCCACCTGTTCGTCCCAGACGATGACGCCCGCGCACATCAGGGACTGCAGCGGCGGACGGCCCTCGTAGTTGCCCTCCCAGCCCGGCTCCAGCTGGCCCAGGGCCAGCACCCGGTCCGTGGCGAGGGCGTCCTTCACCAGCGCCCGGTAGCGCGGCTCGAAGATGTGCAGGGGAATCACGGTGTGCGGGAACAGGACCGCCGACGGGAGGGGAAACACCTTCAGCGCACCGGCGGCGCGTTCCACGGTTTCTTGTGCGGTCATGGTCACCCTTCCCCGTGTGTAAGCCCCCGGGGCATGGGGCGCATTCCAATCAGGCAGGCATCCGGGCCCGGGGTCCCGGTGGCAAGGGCCTCGGGTTCCGCTAGGGTGCGCCCCCGAATGTCCTCTACCGAGCCTTCCCCCCAGACCTCCCCGGCCGCCCCGGCCGCTGACGCCCCGAAGCTGTCCTGGTACCGCCGGATGTACCTGCGCGTGGAGGCCGCCGCCTCCACCCCGCATGCGCTCGCCACGATGATGGTGGTGTCGGTGGTGGATGGTTCCGTCTTCCCCATCCCGCCCTTCGCGGTGCTGGTCCCCATGGTGCTCGCCCAGCCGAAGAAGTGGGTGCGCTACTGCCTGCTGGGCACCCTGGCGAGCCTGGTGGGCGGCCTCATCGGCTACGGCCTGGGCGCCTTCGTGGGCGAGGGCATCACGCAGCTCCTGCACATCGACCTGAACGTGCGCGTGGACCGCTTCGGCGTGTCCGGCACGGTGGGCGAGTTGCTGGGGCGCAACTTCTGGGTGCTGGCGCTGCTGTGCTCCATCCTGCCCACGCCGTTCAAGATCGTCGCCATTGGCAGCGGCCTGGTGTCGGTGCCGCTGGAGCGCTTCCTGCTGGCGTCCGTCATCGGCCGCTCGGTGCGCTTCTTCCTGGTGGGCAGCGTGGTGCGCTTCTTCGGCCCCACCGCCCGCAAGTGGCTGCGCGTCTGACGCACGCCTAACCGCGGCGCGTGCCGCCCACCGCGCCGCGCGCCGCCACCTTCGGGGAGCTGCCCTCCAGCATCTCCTCCACCGTGGACAGCAGCACGTCCGGGCGCACCGGCTTCTCCAGCACCCGCTGGGCCACCGTCTCCACGAACGCTCTCGCCTCCGGCGATGACGCCCCACCGGAGATGAACACCACCCGCGACGCCAGCTCGGGCGCCTCCTGCTGGAGCCACCGGTACACCGCGATGCCGTCCATGCCCGGCATCTGGAGGTCGCACAGCACCACGTCGAAGGACTCGCCCGCGGACACCCTCGCCAGCGCGTCCTCGCCGCGCGTGACGGTGACGACCTCGTGGGCGGGCTCCAGCAGCAGGCGCATGGACTGCGCCAGCCGGGGCTCGTCGTCCACGATGAGCACCCGCCCGCGCCGCCCGGAGGCCGCCGTCTCCGGCTCCTCCGAGACGTGCGCCACCGCGTGCAGCGGCACCAGGCTCCCCGCGCTCTGCACGGGCGCGGGCGGCAGGAGCAGCGTGAAGGTGGCGCCCTGGCCCGGCACGCTGCGCACGCGCAGGTCGCCTCCGTGCGTGCGGACGATCTGCTGACAGATGGCGAGCCCCAGTCCGGTGCCCTCGTCGCTGCCCTTGGTGGTGAAGAACGGGTCGAAGATGCGCGGCAGCACGTCCGGCGGGATGCCGCCGCCCGTGTCCTCCACCTCCACGCGCGCGTGGCCGGACGGGTCCGTGCCGGTGCGCACGCGCACCTCGTGGCGGCCGGGGTCCCCTTCGGGGATGGCCTGCAGCGCGTTCACCAGCAGGTTGAGCAGCACCTGGCCCAGCCGCGCCTCGCTGCCCAGCACGCGCGGCACCGGCCCGAAGTCCTCCACCAGCCGCGCGCGCGAGCGCAGGGCGTGCAGCACCACGCGCACCGCGGGCGGCACCAGCGCGTTCAGGTCCACCAGTCCGCGCTCCGGCGCGCCCTCGCGGCTGAACACCTGCAGGTCCCGGACGATGAGGCGGATGCGCTCCGCGCCCTCCTGGGCCCCGCGCACGCTGGAGAGCGCGTCGCGCACGCCCGCCGGAGCCTGTGCCCCTTCCGCCGCGAGGCTCCTGCGTGCGGCCTCCAGGTTCAGCGCCAGGTAGGCCAGCGGGTTGTTGATTTCATGGCCCACGCCCGCGGCCAGCGTGCCCACGGCCGCCACGCGCTCGGCGGCCACCAGCCGCGCCTGCAGCTCCTTCGTCGCGGTGACGTCGCGGTGGGTCGCCACGAAGTGCGTCACGGCCTGGCCGTTGGCGCGCACCGGGGACAGCTGCATCTCGCTCCACACCCGCGTGCCGTCCGGCCGCGTCAGCGCCACCTCCGCGCGCAGCGAACGCTCCTCGCGCAGCGCCTCCAGCAGCCGCTGCCGGTCCCCGCCGTCCGCGGACGCCAAGAGCTCCCCGGGCGCCGCGCCGACGAGCTCCTCGCGCCGCCGGCCCACCAGCGCGCACAGGGCCTCGTTGACGAAGACGGTGTGGAGGCCGCCCGACTCGCGCACCTCGCAGATGAGCACGCCCTCGTGCACCGCGCGCACGGTGGTGGCCAGGAGCTCCAGCAGCTCCACCGCCTGGCGGCGCTCCGCGCGCGCCGCCGCGAGCAGGAGGCCCGTCAGCGCGGTGATGCCGATGAAGAGCTGCAGCACCACCAGCCCCCGGTGCGGCAGGTCCACCGTGAAGAACGGGCCCAGCTCCCGCGCCGTGCCGGCGATGGCCGCCAGCGCGATGGAGAGCGAGGACAGCGCCGCCCCCCGCAGCCCGAAGCTCAGGGCCCCCCAGGCCATCAGCGGGAAGAGCAGGAACGTCATCGCGTGCGCCGCCGCGGAGCCCGGCCGCGGGAAGGCGAAGACGCCCACGCACACCCCCACCGTCAGCGCCGTGAGCAGCAGCGCCTCCCACGAGCGCGCCACGCGCCGAGGCCTGCGCAACAGCAGCACCGGCGTCACCAGCAGCATGCCCAGCAGGTCCGCCATCCACCACAGCCAGCCGGCAGGGCCCCACTGCGCGGCGGGCACCACCCCGCCCAGCACGAGCCCCAGCGTGCCCAGCCCCGCGCCCACGAGCGCCCCCAGCCCCGCGCCCGCGCCCAGCCACGCGACGTCGCGCACGCGGTGCAGCTCCCGCGCGCCCTCCATCCGCCGGAACAGCAGCGCCGGCAGCACCGCCTCCAGCGTGGAGCCCAGCACGACGGACAGCCCCACGCCCGGGGTCACATCCATGGCGTACGCCACCGCGCCCGCGCCCAGCGCCACCGCGGGCCAGCGAGACACCCCCAGCAGCAGCAGCCCCCCCAGCGCGACGCCCGACGGCAGCCACACGGGACAGATGTGGCTCTTCTCCGCGGCCAGCGACAGCGCCACCCGCGCGGCCAGCAGGTACACCCCTGCCAGCGCGAGGACCTCCACGAGGCCCCGGACCGGGAACGCCGCCACACGGGCCTGAGGACGACCTTGGATGATGACTCCCCCCGTCCCTTCCAGGCCGTGACATCCGGGCCGAAGGAACATGCGTCATGCTAGCGGGGACCGCAGTGCGTTGCACCCCATCCGCCGGCAGGCCCGCCCGGCAGGCAGGCGGTGTCCGGCAGGGGATGCAATGGACACACTTGGGGACCGTAGGAAGAGGCAAGGAGGAACGAAATCCATGTCGCGTCCCGGTCTTGCTGCGCTGCTGTCGTTCTTCATCCCCGGCGTGGGGCAGATCTACAACGGTGACATCCTGCGCGGGGTCTTCTGGCTCATCATCACGCCCGGCTTCTGGCTGGGCACGGGCGGCATCCTCGGCTGGGTGTGCCACATCATCGCCGCCGCCACCGCGTACAACCGCGCCGAGGACAAGGAGCGGATGAGATACGGCATGGGCTAGTCACGCGGCCCCCCAAGCTCGGGAGTCCTGAAGTCCGGACATGAAAAAGGGGCCCACCGGCCCCTCGCCCACCGCCGCCCCGGTGCCCTCATGGGCCGGGGCGGTGTCGCTTCATGAAGCTCAGGTATTGAACGCGTCGGGCAGCGGCTGCGGGCCCGGGATGATGCCGGCAATATCGGGATCCTCTTCGCCCGGCCCGCGAGTCGGACGGTTGTCCTTCTCGGTCTTGCGCTCGGCCTTCTTGGCGTCCTTCTCGCGCTGCTTCTGCGCGCGCGCCATCTCCTTCTGCCGCTTTGTGGACCTTCCCTGCATGGAACCTCCTGGGAAAACATTGACCGAAAAAGAGGCCCGGCCCCGTCAAGGCCGGACCTCGTGGATGCGTGAAGAGCAACCGAGCCGGCAGGCTCAGCCGACCGGGCGGACGTTCTCCGCCTGCAGGCCCTTGGGGCCCTTCTTCACGTCGAACTCCACCTTCTGACCCTCGGCCAGGGTGCGGAAGCCGTCCGACTGGATGGCCGTGTGGTGGCAGAACACGTCCGGACCACCGCTGTCCTGCGTGATGAAACCAAAGCCCTTCGCATCATTGAACCACTTCACCGTACCACTTGCCATGATCTGCTTCCTTGTCCCACAGACAACCCGGCGAGAGCGCCGGGCTGCCCGCCCCGTGACTTTGGGGCGAAGACCGCGCCTTAACCCTGAACAGGCATGAAGTCGAGCCGGGAACCACTCCCGGCCTCCCTCACGCCGTCGAAGGTAACAACCTCAATCTCGGGGTGAAACGCCTTCTCGGGGCCGGGCATTTCCAGGTGGCTGACGCTCCAGGCAGCCAGGGGGTGACAGGTTTCGGGTCCTGCGGTGTTTTGGAATAGTTTCCACCCCTGAACACTTCCGCCTGGACGTGTCCTATCGTGGAATCCGCCCGTACCCGCTCCAGCCTGCCTTCCCCCTCCCGTGAGGCGTCCCTCCCAGTGACAAACCCGACCCGTGTGACCTTTGGCCAGCGCGATGCCTCCTTCGCGGAGGACCTGAAGCGGCGCGTCTCCGAGTACTTCGAGACCCGGAACCTCTCGCAGCGGGCCAACAAGGCCATGTACGTGAAGGCCCTGTCCATCCTGGGCTTCACGGCGGGCGTCTACGGCCTCTTGCTCAGCGGCCACTTCAATGCCTGGGGCATGCTGGGGCTGGCGGTGCTGATGGGCGTGGCCATCGCGGGCATCGGCTTCTGCATCGGCCATGACGGCGTGCACGGCTCGTACAGCGACGACGCGAAGGTGAACACGGCGGTGGGCCTCGCGTTCGACCTGATTGGCGCGAACAGCTACATGTGGCGCATCACCCACAACGTCCTGCACCACACGTACACCAACATCCAGGGCATGGACGAGGACCTGACGGTGAGCCCGCAGCTGCGGCTGTCGCCGCACAGCGAGTGGAAGGCGTACCACCGCTTCCAGCACCTGTACGCGTTCGCGGCCTACTCGCTGACCACCGTCTTCTGGGTGTTCGCCAAGGACTACAAGTACTTCTTCCAGAAGGACCTGGGCCCCTACAAGGACAAGAAGCACGCGCCGGCCGAGTGGGCCCGCCTGCTGGCGATGAAGGCCGTGTACTACGGCTGGACGCTGGTGATTCCGTGGCTGGTGCTGGACGTGACCTGGTGGCAGTTCGTGGTGGGGCAGCTGGCCATGCACATGACGGCGGGCTTCATCCTGGGCATCGTCTTCCAGCTGGCCCACGTGGTGGAGGACGCGGAGTTCCCCCTGCCGGACACGGACGGCAAGGTGGAGGACGCGTGGATGGCGCACCAGCTGCGCACCACCGCGAACTTCGCCCGCAAGAACCGCCTGCTGAGCTGGTACGTGGGCGGCCTCAACTTCCAGGTGGAGCACCACCTGTTCCCCAAGGTGTGCAGCATCCACTACCCGGCCCTGAGCGAAATCGTGAAGGCCACCGCCCAGGAGCACGGCCTGCCCTACATCGAGGCGAAGACCTTCCGCAGCGCCGTGGCGTCGCACTACCGGATGCTCAAGATGCTGGGCCGTCCGCCCGCGGTGGACGCCGCCGCGGAAGAGGCCAAGCCGAAGCTCGCCGTGGCCGCCTGATCCACGAAGCCACCGCGCGGTAGCCACCAGGGGCCGTCCTCCTCATCCGAAGGAGGCGGCCCCTTCCGCTTTTCAGGGGGCCGCGGTCCGCAGCGCGGCCAGCAGCTCACCGGCCGAGGAGACCACCGCGCGGGCCCCGTGCGCGCGCAGCTCCTCCGCCGTGCGGAAGCCCCAGGTGACGCCCACGCCGTACATGCCCGCGGCCTTCGCGGTGTCCATGTCCACGGACGTGTCCCCCACGAAGCCGCACGCGTCCGGCGCCACGCCCAGCTCCGCCGCCAGGGCCAGCGCGGCGGTGGGGTCTGGCTTGCGTGGGATGCCCGGCCGCTCGCCGTACACGGCCGAGAACGTCACCCCGGGCAGGAGCCGCGCCGCCAGCCGCTTCACGAAGTCGTCGGACTTGTTGCTGAGCACGCCCAGCCGCACGCCGTCCGCCGCCAGCTCCGCGAGCGCGGCCTCCACGCCCGGGTAGGCACACGTCCGGTCGAACAGGTGGGTGTCGTAGTAGGCGTGGTAGGTGGCCAGCACCTGCCCCTGGAGCGAGGGAGCCGCGCCGCCCGTGGCCCGCTCCGCGAGCTTCGCCACGCCCTCTCCCACGAAGCGCAGGTAGGCGGCCTCCGGGTGCGGCGGCAGGCCGTGCTGCTGAAGCGCGTGGTTCATCGCCGTGGCGATGTCCCCCAGCGAGTCCACCAGCGTCCCATCCAGGTCGAAGAGCACGGCGCGCAGGAGCATGGGGCGCTTCTCTAGCAGAAACGCGAACGCCCCGACCCATGCAGGGTCAGGGCGTCTTTTGTAAAGCGCGGCCCCCGGAACCGGCCGGGAGCCGCCGCGAAGCTAGTGGGTCGTGGCGGCGGCGGTCTTCTCACCGGTGGCGGCGCCACCGGCCTGGATGACCGCGAAGTTGATGTTGTTGTAGCCGGCCGTGGCGCAGCTGAACATCACCCGCTTGATGACCTTGAACTGGACGTCCTTGTTGGCCTGGATGTTCACGTCACCCTTGAAGGTTTCGCCACCGCCGGCCATGGAGTGCAGGTCCTCGAACTGCTTCTTCATGTCCCGCAGCTTCTCTTCCAGCGCGGGAATGTTGAGGTACTCGTCCTTGGTGAGGTCCTCCACCCGGCCCACGATGGTCCCCGACACGCTGACCTGGTCGTTGGACACCATCACCACCGGGTGCATCTCCACTTCCTTCACGTTGACCGCTTCGGGAAGGACGATGTCCTTGGTCATCATCAGCACCTCGCCCGTCGCGGAGAAGTTCGCGATGAGGAAGAGCACGATGATGACGAACATGTCGACGAGCGGGGTGATGAGCAGGTCCGCGTTGCCGTTCTTCTTGCCGTGACCGCCGTGGCCGAAGACCTTGGAGTGCTCCAGCCGCTTGCCGTACCGCTTACCGGGAATCTTGATGCCCATGGCGTTCGCTGACTCCTGTTAGCCCATCGCCGCGGAGACCGACACCTGGGGCAGCCCGGAGCCGATGCACTCGTCGATGATGCGGACCAGGTCCTCGTAGCGGACCATGTCCTCGGTCTGGAGGGTGATGGCGGACTGGTCCGGCAGCTGCGCCTTCAGCTCCTTGAAGCGCGCAATCAGCTTGGACAGGTCCGGCCGGCCCTTGTCATCCCGGGTGAGAGGAATGGGGTCGAAGGCGCTCTGGTCGGCGGTGAGGCGCATCTCCGTGGGCGACACCAGGAGGGTGAGCTGGACCGTCTTGGTCTTCTCCTCCTCCTGCTGCTCGTCCGTGGAGGCCCCACCGGCCTGCGACACCTGGAGACGGCCAATCTGGGTCCAGACCGCCGTCATGATGAGGAAGCTGATGGTCACTGCCATCAGGTCGATGAAGGGCACCATGTTGATGGCGGTGTCGAGCGGCTTCTTGCCACCCTTTCCACCGGTGCCCAGGTCCATTCCGCCGGCCATGGCGACTACCTCCCAACCCTACCGCGCTCTTCGCGCACGAACGACGTTTCAAGAAGACTGCGAAGGCTGGCGCGCCTCCCGGTGCTCTGCATGCCTCGGAGCATCCAGACAGCGCGCCAGTACCGCCGGTTCCACTTCCACCGCGCTACGGCGAGGAGCGACTACTCCTCGGCGTGGGCGGAGGCCGGGATGTTCAGGTTCTTGAACTTGTCGCGGTTGGCCACGATGAGGTTCAGCACGGAGACGCTGGTCTCGTTGATGTCGTTGATGATGCCCTGGGTGCGGCCCATCAGCACGGAGAAGGCCACGAGCGCCGGGATGGCCGTGAGCAGACCGAAGCCCGTGCAGTTCATGGCTTCAGAGATGCCGTTCGCCAGAATGGTCGCCTTGTCGGCCGGGTTCACGTTCGCCACCGCCTCGAAGCAGGTGATGAGACCGTTCACCGTGCCCAGGAGGCCCGCGAGCATCGCCGCGTTGCCGAGCATCGCCAGGTAGCCCGTGCGCGCCTCCAGCTTCGGCGTCTCACGCAGGCTGGCCTCGTCGAGCGCCGCCTGGACCTCTTCCTGGCCCTTCGGCACGTTCATCAGGCCGGCCTTGACGACGTTGGTCAGCGGCGTGCTCTTCTGGCCGGCCACGTAGTTGATGGCCTTGTCCAGGTCGCCCGCGTAGATGTGCTTCTTCAGGCCGCGCAGGAAGCCCTCCTTGTTGATGGAGGCCTTGCCGAACAGGACGATGCTGCGCTCGATGATGATGGAGAGCGCGATCACCAGACAGACCGCGATGGGGTACATACCGGCCTGACCGGACTCCCAGCGGCGCCCCAGCTCCTGCAGGAAGGTCTCATTGCTTCCGCCGGCGTTGGCGAGGACGGACAGATTGGCTACGAACCCCAGGTTCATCACGGAAAGCCTCCAGATGGACGGCGCGGCACGCGCCTGCGAGCCGCTCCGCACTGCTACCGGCCGGGTGGACCTCCACCCTGGTCAGCGGCAGGAATTTTGGATCACGGTGGCGCCGAGTCTAGGAACCGCTCCCAGGCGTGTCAAGGCAGGCACCCTCAGCGTTAGTTACTGAAATCTCACAGGAATTTTGCGTTGGCGCGCGGCTTGCCAAGTCGCTCCACAGGGCACAGGACGGGCCCTTTTCAGTGGCTTGCGCAACAGGCATGCCAGCGATTTGGGCACCTTCGGGTGACGTGTTAGGCGGGGAAACCATGGCCAGGAAGCGCATTGGTGAGCTGCTCGTGGAACGCGGCGCGATCACCCCCGAGCAGTTGGAGGCGGGGCTCGCGGCGCAGCGGCAGACGCGGCAGCGGTTGGGCGTGACGCTCATCGGGCAGGGCGCCATCACGGAAGCCACGCTGGCCCAGGCGCTCAGCGAGGCGCTGGGGATGCCGCAGGTGGACCTGGCGGCGATCACCCCGGACTGGGCGGCGGTGCACCTGCTGCGCGCGCGCTTCTGCGAACAGCACGACCTGTTCCCGTACGCGCTGGAGAACGTGGGCGGCAAGCGCCAGTTGGTGGTGGCGATGGCTGATCCGCTGAACATCACCGCCATCGAAGAGATTGAGTTCACCAGCGGACTGAAGGTCAGCGGCCGGGTGACGGCGCTGTCCGCGGTGCGCGGCGCCATCCTGCGCTACTACCACAAGGTCCCCGTGGCCACGGGCCCCCGCCCCGCTCCGGCGCGTCCGCCAGCAAGGGCCGCTCCGGCGCCCGCGCGGCCGGCCGTGGTGGAGGACGACGAGGAGGTCATCGTCGGCGAGGAGCTGCCCGCGTCGGAGAAGACGCAGCGCACGTCGCTGGCGGACCTCATCCGCGAGCGCGAGGAGCAGGCGAAGCGCAAGCGCGGCGGCGCGGTGGACAAGGCCAAGGCCAAGGCGCCGTCGTCCGGTGGCGGCGGCGTGCTGGACGACCTGGACTACCTCTTCGGCCAGGCGGCGCGCGAGGAGCCGGACCGGCTGGAGGAGCTGGAGCGCCGCTTCTGGGCGCTGATGCGCATCATGGCGCGCAAGGGCCTGCTCACGAACGACGAGTTCCGGCGCGAGCTGGATGACGAGGGCGGCGAGGGCTGAAGCGCCCCCCGCCGCTCGCGCTCAGTCCGTGGCCAGGGGCAGCCGCACCGTGAAGGTGGTGCCCTGCCCCAGCGTGCTCTCCACGGTGAGGCGTCCGCCGTGGTTCTCCACGATGCCCTGGCAGATGGACAGGCCCAGGCCGGTGCCGCGCCCTTCCGGCTTGGTGGTGAAGAAGGGCTCGAAGATGCGCGACAGGTTGCGCTGCTCGATGCCGGTGCCGGTGTCGCGCACGCGCACCACCGCCTCCGTGCCCTCCTGAAGCGTGGTCAGGTACACCTGTCCGCCGGGCGGCATGGCGTGGCAGGCGTTGGTGATGAGGTTGA
This DNA window, taken from Corallococcus coralloides DSM 2259, encodes the following:
- a CDS encoding LON peptidase substrate-binding domain-containing protein; translation: MTAQETVERAAGALKVFPLPSAVLFPHTVIPLHIFEPRYRALVKDALATDRVLALGQLEPGWEGNYEGRPPLQSLMCAGVIVWDEQVEDGRYNILLQGVSRVRMVKELSPDTLYRQVRAQVLADPPYTGPEEEQLRQAVFELAGRVPPSFAESLLPVAARAGGGMLADVVASALVPEPGRRQELLGELDVRRRLEQVLVDVSDLLSQLQPVRPSGPMN
- a CDS encoding HAD family hydrolase, whose translation is MLLRAVLFDLDGTLVDSLGDIATAMNHALQQHGLPPHPEAAYLRFVGEGVAKLAERATGGAAPSLQGQVLATYHAYYDTHLFDRTCAYPGVEAALAELAADGVRLGVLSNKSDDFVKRLAARLLPGVTFSAVYGERPGIPRKPDPTAALALAAELGVAPDACGFVGDTSVDMDTAKAAGMYGVGVTWGFRTAEELRAHGARAVVSSAGELLAALRTAAP
- a CDS encoding cold-shock protein — encoded protein: MASGTVKWFNDAKGFGFITQDSGGPDVFCHHTAIQSDGFRTLAEGQKVEFDVKKGPKGLQAENVRPVG
- a CDS encoding YqaA family protein; its protein translation is MSSTEPSPQTSPAAPAADAPKLSWYRRMYLRVEAAASTPHALATMMVVSVVDGSVFPIPPFAVLVPMVLAQPKKWVRYCLLGTLASLVGGLIGYGLGAFVGEGITQLLHIDLNVRVDRFGVSGTVGELLGRNFWVLALLCSILPTPFKIVAIGSGLVSVPLERFLLASVIGRSVRFFLVGSVVRFFGPTARKWLRV
- a CDS encoding ExbD/TolR family protein; amino-acid sequence: MGIKIPGKRYGKRLEHSKVFGHGGHGKKNGNADLLITPLVDMFVIIVLFLIANFSATGEVLMMTKDIVLPEAVNVKEVEMHPVVMVSNDQVSVSGTIVGRVEDLTKDEYLNIPALEEKLRDMKKQFEDLHSMAGGGETFKGDVNIQANKDVQFKVIKRVMFSCATAGYNNINFAVIQAGGAATGEKTAAATTH
- a CDS encoding MotA/TolQ/ExbB proton channel family protein, encoding MNLGFVANLSVLANAGGSNETFLQELGRRWESGQAGMYPIAVCLVIALSIIIERSIVLFGKASINKEGFLRGLKKHIYAGDLDKAINYVAGQKSTPLTNVVKAGLMNVPKGQEEVQAALDEASLRETPKLEARTGYLAMLGNAAMLAGLLGTVNGLITCFEAVANVNPADKATILANGISEAMNCTGFGLLTAIPALVAFSVLMGRTQGIINDINETSVSVLNLIVANRDKFKNLNIPASAHAEE
- a CDS encoding fatty acid desaturase family protein codes for the protein MTNPTRVTFGQRDASFAEDLKRRVSEYFETRNLSQRANKAMYVKALSILGFTAGVYGLLLSGHFNAWGMLGLAVLMGVAIAGIGFCIGHDGVHGSYSDDAKVNTAVGLAFDLIGANSYMWRITHNVLHHTYTNIQGMDEDLTVSPQLRLSPHSEWKAYHRFQHLYAFAAYSLTTVFWVFAKDYKYFFQKDLGPYKDKKHAPAEWARLLAMKAVYYGWTLVIPWLVLDVTWWQFVVGQLAMHMTAGFILGIVFQLAHVVEDAEFPLPDTDGKVEDAWMAHQLRTTANFARKNRLLSWYVGGLNFQVEHHLFPKVCSIHYPALSEIVKATAQEHGLPYIEAKTFRSAVASHYRMLKMLGRPPAVDAAAEEAKPKLAVAA
- the nadE gene encoding NAD(+) synthase → MRLVKIGIASVNTTVGAFQANTDRVLDLARKMAAEDVTLGVFPEQVIAGYPAEDLVQWQGFIDHQWPELERFAKETAALPLVSILGVGVAHQGVRLNCAAVVAGGKVLGLVPKEKLPTYNVFYEGRTFGHGQPGMAESHRGVPLGDYLFQFDFGTVAPEVCEDIWSADGPMRRRAYSGGELVVNLSASPFRLGFWETRRELIATRASDHQVTIAYANAVGSNDGLIFDGGGFINQNGRPVLETPRFQQGFTSAVVDLDRTLRLRTENTTWRVDREDWVTAGGKQVPTLDCTQAVKTERQKLTYPVPAHRSFFLPAPDTRRTARVALCEDILDALSLGVGDYFEKTRAFKLFGIALSGGRDSLLTLLIAHRYAKRARPDNPGSLIQAFYMPSPYSSQQTRDAAETIARELGVPFQVVSIEEAFEREKAAAQTMLGETKLTPITEQNIQARIRAQRMWNWSNSCGGLFLQTGNMSEKSVGYTTIGGDLMGALAVIANVPKTVVMYLLDYLQETTGYEGIRKVLAKPAGPELAHDQVGEEELMPFPILDACFYLHAGEKLTPSEMRTALTAMFPEVDAERLGGYVDRFVRLFHQSIYKWVQAPLSLHIGNLDLDRERALQLPVVTGSAWLRKA
- a CDS encoding ATP-binding protein, translated to MAAFPVRGLVEVLALAGVYLLAARVALSLAAEKSHICPVWLPSGVALGGLLLLGVSRWPAVALGAGAVAYAMDVTPGVGLSVVLGSTLEAVLPALLFRRMEGARELHRVRDVAWLGAGAGLGALVGAGLGTLGLVLGGVVPAAQWGPAGWLWWMADLLGMLLVTPVLLLRRPRRVARSWEALLLTALTVGVCVGVFAFPRPGSAAAHAMTFLLFPLMAWGALSFGLRGAALSSLSIALAAIAGTARELGPFFTVDLPHRGLVVLQLFIGITALTGLLLAAARAERRQAVELLELLATTVRAVHEGVLICEVRESGGLHTVFVNEALCALVGRRREELVGAAPGELLASADGGDRQRLLEALREERSLRAEVALTRPDGTRVWSEMQLSPVRANGQAVTHFVATHRDVTATKELQARLVAAERVAAVGTLAAGVGHEINNPLAYLALNLEAARRSLAAEGAQAPAGVRDALSSVRGAQEGAERIRLIVRDLQVFSREGAPERGLVDLNALVPPAVRVVLHALRSRARLVEDFGPVPRVLGSEARLGQVLLNLLVNALQAIPEGDPGRHEVRVRTGTDPSGHARVEVEDTGGGIPPDVLPRIFDPFFTTKGSDEGTGLGLAICQQIVRTHGGDLRVRSVPGQGATFTLLLPPAPVQSAGSLVPLHAVAHVSEEPETAASGRRGRVLIVDDEPRLAQSMRLLLEPAHEVVTVTRGEDALARVSAGESFDVVLCDLQMPGMDGIAVYRWLQQEAPELASRVVFISGGASSPEARAFVETVAQRVLEKPVRPDVLLSTVEEMLEGSSPKVAARGAVGGTRRG
- a CDS encoding ExbD/TolR family protein; this translates as MAGGMDLGTGGKGGKKPLDTAINMVPFIDLMAVTISFLIMTAVWTQIGRLQVSQAGGASTDEQQEEEKTKTVQLTLLVSPTEMRLTADQSAFDPIPLTRDDKGRPDLSKLIARFKELKAQLPDQSAITLQTEDMVRYEDLVRIIDECIGSGLPQVSVSAAMG